From the Limosilactobacillus panis genome, one window contains:
- a CDS encoding arginine repressor, with translation MDRKARRKYIEQLVSERKIETQDELLRLLNDAGIETTQATISRDIHMLNIVKASDGTGHTYYVQLQKDPAHNYDRLYLGIHNNVQTVETVQFLNVVKTEPNSSYATILAGMFDELDVPEVIGTLAGNDTLILISKTPEDAQAVNKLITDHLG, from the coding sequence ATGGATCGTAAGGCACGACGTAAATATATCGAGCAGCTCGTGAGTGAACGCAAAATCGAGACCCAGGACGAACTTTTAAGGCTGCTCAATGATGCCGGAATTGAGACCACGCAGGCAACCATTTCACGTGATATCCATATGCTAAATATTGTTAAGGCAAGTGATGGGACTGGCCACACCTACTATGTTCAACTGCAAAAGGATCCAGCCCATAACTATGACCGCCTGTACCTGGGCATTCATAACAACGTGCAGACCGTTGAGACGGTGCAGTTCTTAAACGTAGTCAAGACCGAGCCCAACTCAAGTTACGCCACTATCCTTGCGGGGATGTTTGACGAGTTGGACGTTCCGGAAGTGATCGGGACCCTGGCAGGGAATGATACCCTTATTCTGATCAGCAAGACACCGGAAGATGCCCAGGCTGTTAATAAGCTAATAACGGACCACCTTGGTTAG
- a CDS encoding NAD(P)-dependent alcohol dehydrogenase yields MRGFAMIGPNETGFIEKDDPKLDHRDALVKPLAVAPCTSDIHTVYENAIGPRHNMILGHEACGEIVAVGDEVKDFKVGDKVLVPAVTPDWSDLNSQAGFASHSGGMLAGWKFSNFKDGVFATRFHVNDADGNLAHMPEGMDPGVACMLSDMIPTGFHADEMAHVEFGDTVAVIGIGPVGLMALRGAVLHGAGRIFAVGSRPKTVEVAKKYGATDIIDYHNGDIADQILKLTDNKGVDRVLIAGGDTEHTFDQAARMTKPGGSIGNVAYLNGNHTIEIKAGDWGVGMSNITIDGGLMPGGRLRMEKLASLITNGRLDPSLMITHKFHGFEKIPDALELMHNKPADLIKPVVYCDDID; encoded by the coding sequence ATGCGTGGTTTTGCAATGATTGGTCCAAACGAAACTGGCTTTATCGAAAAGGATGATCCTAAACTGGATCACCGTGATGCGCTGGTTAAGCCACTTGCCGTTGCCCCATGTACCTCTGACATTCACACCGTTTACGAGAATGCCATTGGCCCTCGTCATAACATGATTTTAGGGCACGAAGCATGTGGAGAGATTGTCGCGGTTGGTGACGAAGTTAAGGACTTTAAAGTGGGTGACAAGGTCTTGGTACCAGCAGTTACCCCTGACTGGTCTGACCTGAACTCACAAGCAGGCTTTGCTTCTCACTCTGGTGGGATGTTGGCCGGCTGGAAGTTCTCAAACTTCAAGGACGGGGTTTTCGCAACCCGCTTCCATGTTAACGATGCTGACGGTAACCTGGCCCATATGCCAGAAGGAATGGACCCCGGTGTTGCCTGCATGCTGTCTGACATGATTCCAACTGGTTTCCATGCTGACGAGATGGCCCACGTTGAATTTGGTGATACCGTTGCCGTTATCGGGATTGGCCCGGTTGGCTTGATGGCCCTACGTGGTGCGGTTCTACATGGGGCCGGCCGAATTTTTGCCGTTGGTTCCCGGCCCAAGACAGTTGAAGTGGCCAAGAAGTATGGCGCCACGGACATTATTGACTACCACAACGGTGATATTGCTGATCAAATCCTCAAGTTGACCGATAACAAGGGAGTTGACCGAGTTCTGATTGCCGGTGGTGACACTGAACATACCTTTGACCAGGCAGCCCGGATGACGAAGCCGGGTGGATCAATTGGTAACGTTGCTTACCTGAATGGTAACCACACAATTGAAATTAAGGCTGGTGACTGGGGTGTTGGAATGTCCAACATCACCATCGATGGTGGCCTGATGCCGGGTGGCCGTCTGCGAATGGAAAAGCTGGCAAGCCTGATTACCAACGGCCGGCTGGATCCTTCACTGATGATTACCCACAAGTTCCACGGCTTCGAAAAGATTCCGGATGCCTTGGAACTGATGCACAATAAGCCTGCTGACCTAATCAAGCCAGTTGTTTACTGTGATGACATCGACTAA
- a CDS encoding type 1 glutamine amidotransferase: MAKFHLKLAHLYGDLLNTYSDIGNIIALQYYGKMMDAEIESQVISIDDQFNPEAFDLALFGGGQDYEQLVVSRDLPNKKTALTKFINEGKPLLAICGGYQLLGKYYIGANGEKIPGLGILNHYTLSQDNNRFIGNITIKNEETGEEYHGFENHNGRTFLGDGERPLGKVITGHGNNGEDGTEGAIYKATYCSYFHGPILTRNGEIAKHLLLIALHNKYPDADLSRQKALKIVSTF; the protein is encoded by the coding sequence ATGGCTAAGTTCCACCTCAAGCTCGCCCACCTTTATGGTGACTTGCTTAATACATATAGTGACATTGGTAATATCATTGCCCTCCAATACTATGGTAAGATGATGGACGCTGAGATTGAAAGCCAGGTTATCAGCATTGACGACCAATTCAATCCGGAGGCCTTTGATCTGGCCCTCTTTGGTGGGGGCCAGGACTATGAACAACTAGTGGTTTCTCGCGACCTGCCAAACAAGAAGACCGCCCTGACGAAGTTTATTAATGAGGGGAAGCCCCTCCTCGCTATCTGTGGCGGTTACCAGCTCCTCGGCAAGTACTATATTGGGGCCAACGGTGAGAAAATTCCTGGCCTGGGGATTCTCAATCATTACACCCTCAGCCAGGACAATAACCGCTTCATCGGCAATATCACCATCAAGAATGAGGAGACCGGTGAGGAGTACCATGGTTTTGAAAACCACAACGGGCGGACCTTCCTAGGGGATGGCGAACGACCACTAGGCAAGGTTATCACCGGGCACGGCAATAATGGTGAAGACGGGACCGAGGGGGCCATCTACAAGGCAACCTATTGTTCCTACTTCCATGGTCCGATTCTGACCCGAAACGGGGAAATCGCTAAGCACCTATTACTTATTGCCCTTCACAACAAGTACCCGGACGCCGACTTGAGTAGACAAAAAGCCCTCAAGATTGTCTCAACATTCTAG
- a CDS encoding Mur ligase family protein: MSVRSSFAELAGRSSYRFLHHFFNGGSSLPGKLTLKLDPNILQAFSKRYDLVIVTGTNGKTLTTALSVRVLREKYDQVLTNPTGSNMEQGIVTTFITAPRSKKRGLAVLEVDEANVVKVTKYITPIAFVFTNIFRDQMDRYGEIYTTYAKILKGVKLAPHATIIANGDEQLFHSKDLPNPVIYYGFNHEYRPAFHAPANTDGLLCPKCQHILQYHMRTYAGLGDYFCPHCGFHRPRLTYAVNKLGKMTPTQSSFEIDGQPFTIKIGGLYNIYNALAAYTLGRFLNVSPVQIKHAFEADEKVFGRQEVINVEGKAVTLILVKNPVGLNQVLDMIETDPKPFSFVFLLNAKYADGIDTSWIWDGNFEKLARSDIRQYMTGGERYKDITTRLTMAGIDNVWHEPNLEKVLGKIKQLPSQHVYVLATYTAVLQFRKLLSEKGYFKKGGKHNG; encoded by the coding sequence ATGTCAGTTCGAAGTTCATTTGCTGAACTTGCTGGCCGTTCCAGTTACCGGTTCCTGCACCATTTTTTTAACGGGGGGAGCTCACTGCCGGGAAAATTAACGCTCAAGCTAGACCCAAACATTTTACAGGCCTTTAGCAAACGGTATGACCTGGTAATTGTCACTGGAACAAATGGCAAGACATTAACCACTGCCTTAAGCGTCCGGGTACTACGTGAAAAGTACGACCAGGTCCTCACCAACCCCACGGGGTCAAACATGGAACAGGGAATCGTGACGACCTTTATCACTGCCCCCCGGTCTAAGAAAAGGGGGCTGGCCGTCCTCGAAGTCGACGAAGCAAACGTGGTAAAAGTCACCAAGTACATCACCCCCATCGCCTTTGTTTTCACAAACATTTTCCGGGACCAGATGGACCGCTACGGGGAAATCTACACAACCTATGCTAAAATTCTTAAGGGTGTTAAGCTGGCACCGCACGCGACAATCATTGCTAACGGTGATGAACAGCTTTTTCATAGTAAGGACCTGCCCAACCCAGTAATCTATTACGGCTTTAACCACGAGTACCGTCCGGCCTTCCATGCCCCGGCAAACACCGATGGCCTACTGTGCCCGAAGTGCCAGCACATTCTGCAGTATCACATGCGGACCTACGCCGGGTTAGGTGACTATTTCTGTCCCCACTGCGGTTTTCACCGGCCAAGGCTGACTTACGCAGTGAACAAGTTGGGAAAGATGACACCGACCCAGTCGTCATTTGAAATTGATGGACAACCGTTCACCATTAAGATTGGGGGGCTTTATAACATTTATAATGCCCTGGCCGCTTATACTCTCGGCCGCTTTCTAAATGTATCGCCGGTCCAGATTAAGCACGCCTTTGAGGCTGACGAAAAGGTCTTTGGCCGCCAGGAGGTCATCAATGTTGAGGGCAAGGCCGTCACATTGATTTTGGTGAAGAACCCGGTGGGCTTAAACCAGGTTCTTGATATGATTGAAACCGACCCTAAGCCGTTCAGTTTTGTCTTCCTGCTCAATGCCAAGTATGCTGACGGGATCGACACTAGTTGGATTTGGGACGGTAACTTCGAAAAGCTGGCTCGATCAGACATCCGGCAGTACATGACCGGTGGGGAACGCTATAAAGACATCACCACCCGGCTGACAATGGCGGGGATCGATAATGTCTGGCACGAGCCTAATTTGGAAAAGGTACTGGGCAAAATCAAGCAGCTGCCAAGCCAGCACGTCTACGTTCTGGCCACTTACACGGCCGTCCTACAATTCCGCAAGCTGCTCAGTGAAAAGGGCTATTTTAAAAAAGGAGGAAAGCACAATGGCTAA
- a CDS encoding thymidine kinase codes for MAQLFFKYGAMNSGKSIDILKVAHNYEEQGKPVVLMTSGVDTRSGEGIIASRIGLKRKVKPVMDDTNIYDYVRSVDHKVYCVLIDEAQFLKKRHVLQLIKIVDELNIPVMTFGLKNDFRNELFEGTKYLLIYADKIEEMKTICWFCPHKATMNLRIHDGKPVYEGEQVQIGGNESYYPVCRKHYFHPLLNKKEEN; via the coding sequence GTGGCACAGCTATTTTTCAAATATGGGGCAATGAATTCGGGAAAGTCGATTGATATTCTCAAGGTTGCCCACAATTATGAGGAACAAGGAAAGCCGGTTGTCTTAATGACGAGCGGGGTCGATACCCGTTCTGGTGAGGGAATCATCGCCAGCCGGATTGGTTTGAAGCGGAAAGTCAAACCGGTGATGGATGACACTAATATCTATGACTATGTGAGGTCGGTTGACCACAAGGTATACTGTGTTTTGATTGATGAGGCGCAGTTCCTTAAAAAGCGGCATGTTTTACAATTAATTAAGATTGTTGACGAGCTGAATATTCCGGTAATGACCTTTGGCCTCAAAAACGATTTTCGTAACGAACTGTTTGAAGGCACCAAGTACCTCCTAATCTACGCTGATAAAATTGAGGAAATGAAGACGATTTGTTGGTTCTGTCCACACAAGGCGACGATGAACCTGCGTATTCATGATGGCAAACCGGTCTATGAGGGTGAACAGGTTCAGATTGGTGGTAACGAATCCTACTACCCGGTCTGCCGAAAACACTACTTTCACCCTTTATTAAATAAAAAAGAGGAGAATTGA
- the prfA gene encoding peptide chain release factor 1, with the protein MEISEIFDKLQAVADRYDELNELISDPEVIADSQRFMKLSKEEGSLRETVEKYNEYKKVTKTIKDDEEMLRETDDPDLTAMTKDELSTSRDQQAKLEKELEVLLIPKDPNDDKNIIMEIRGAAGGDEASLFAADLYNMYLHYAEKQGWKVEVVDKNETEVGGFKEIALTITGDKVYSKLKFENGAHRVQRVPVTESAGRVHTSTATVGVMPEAEDVDVDIDPKDIRVDVYRSSGAGGQHVNKTSSAVRMTHLPTGIVVAMQDERSQQQNRAKAMRILKSRVYDYYQQKEQNAYDEKRKNAIGTGDRSERIRTYNYPQNRVTDHRIGLTLNKLDKVMSGDLDEIIEALIVADQTKKLEQLRNE; encoded by the coding sequence ATGGAAATTTCAGAAATCTTTGATAAGCTGCAAGCAGTTGCGGACCGCTATGATGAATTAAACGAACTGATTAGTGATCCAGAAGTAATTGCCGACTCCCAACGGTTTATGAAACTCTCCAAGGAAGAGGGGAGTTTACGGGAAACCGTTGAAAAGTACAACGAATATAAGAAGGTCACCAAGACGATTAAAGATGACGAAGAGATGCTGCGGGAGACCGACGACCCAGATCTGACGGCCATGACCAAGGACGAGCTGTCCACGTCCCGTGACCAGCAGGCTAAGTTGGAAAAGGAGCTGGAAGTTCTCTTAATCCCGAAGGACCCGAATGACGATAAGAACATCATTATGGAAATCCGGGGTGCCGCTGGTGGGGATGAAGCCAGCCTGTTTGCGGCCGACCTTTATAACATGTACCTGCATTACGCAGAAAAGCAGGGGTGGAAGGTCGAAGTCGTTGATAAGAACGAAACCGAAGTCGGGGGCTTTAAGGAAATTGCCCTAACGATTACTGGTGACAAGGTGTACTCCAAGCTAAAGTTTGAAAATGGCGCCCACCGGGTTCAACGGGTTCCCGTTACTGAATCCGCCGGCCGGGTGCACACCTCAACCGCCACTGTCGGCGTCATGCCAGAAGCCGAGGACGTCGACGTGGACATTGACCCCAAGGATATCCGGGTTGATGTTTACCGGTCCAGTGGTGCCGGTGGACAACACGTCAACAAGACATCTTCCGCGGTCCGGATGACCCACTTACCAACCGGGATCGTGGTTGCCATGCAGGATGAACGTTCCCAGCAGCAAAACCGGGCTAAGGCCATGCGGATTTTGAAGTCCCGGGTCTACGACTACTACCAACAAAAGGAACAGAATGCTTACGATGAAAAGCGGAAGAATGCCATTGGAACCGGGGACCGTTCGGAACGGATTCGGACCTATAACTACCCCCAAAACCGGGTTACTGACCACCGGATTGGTCTGACTTTGAACAAGCTGGATAAGGTTATGTCTGGGGACCTTGACGAGATTATTGAAGCGTTGATTGTGGCTGACCAGACGAAGAAGTTGGAGCAACTGCGCAATGAATAG
- the prmC gene encoding peptide chain release factor N(5)-glutamine methyltransferase, which produces MNRAAWTYFAAQRWAQKALQDSPVDPGAPQFLLEQRHGWDTTHLLLHNRDLMPADEQEWFEAAVKQLLKNVPAQYIVGKTTFYGRPFRVTRDVLIPEPETAELVDWVLAMVKTTTPLEVLDLGTGSGVIGITLAMERPNWRVTLSDVSPAALTVARENADYLGAKVQTVTSDLFDQLVGARFDLIVTNPPYIDSAAKDKMDRAVLKYEPPLALFADEHGLGFYHRLFTQVGAHLTADGQVFAETSYDQEDSIQELLKRCDKNATITVRHDVAGKMRMMHAWDFSGAGGN; this is translated from the coding sequence ATGAATAGGGCTGCCTGGACCTACTTTGCGGCCCAGCGGTGGGCGCAAAAAGCACTGCAGGACAGTCCAGTCGACCCGGGTGCTCCCCAGTTCCTGCTTGAGCAGCGCCATGGTTGGGACACGACCCACCTTTTGTTGCATAACCGTGACCTGATGCCAGCAGACGAGCAGGAGTGGTTTGAAGCAGCGGTCAAGCAGCTATTAAAGAACGTGCCTGCCCAGTACATCGTTGGCAAGACCACTTTTTACGGCCGGCCTTTCCGGGTTACTAGGGATGTCTTGATTCCTGAACCGGAGACAGCTGAACTGGTTGACTGGGTCCTGGCGATGGTTAAGACGACTACTCCCCTGGAGGTCTTGGATCTTGGGACCGGTAGCGGGGTGATTGGAATTACCTTGGCCATGGAGCGGCCTAACTGGCGGGTCACCTTGTCGGATGTTTCCCCTGCGGCCCTGACAGTTGCGCGGGAAAATGCTGATTATCTGGGGGCTAAGGTTCAAACGGTTACCAGTGACTTATTTGACCAGTTGGTGGGTGCCCGCTTTGACCTGATTGTCACCAACCCACCTTACATTGATTCGGCTGCTAAGGATAAGATGGACCGGGCCGTACTAAAATACGAACCACCGCTGGCCCTGTTTGCTGACGAACATGGCCTGGGCTTCTACCACCGCCTGTTTACCCAGGTGGGTGCTCACCTGACGGCTGACGGGCAAGTCTTTGCCGAGACCAGTTACGACCAGGAGGACAGTATTCAGGAGCTTCTTAAAAGATGTGATAAAAATGCCACAATCACGGTTCGCCATGATGTGGCTGGTAAGATGAGGATGATGCATGCATGGGATTTTTCTGGCGCAGGAGGAAATTAG
- a CDS encoding L-threonylcarbamoyladenylate synthase, translated as MNTKIYQLNQIDEAAAALKHGELVAFPTETVYGLGADATNEAAVKNVYLAKGRPSDNPLIVHVNSVAMVEKYAAEIPDNARKLMKAFWPGSLTIILKIKKGALSKTVTGGLDTVAFRFPDCQPTLDLIGKAGVPMVGPSANTSGKPSPTTAQHVYHDLNGKITGILDNGPTRVGVESTVLDMSTDTPVILRPGAVTKKDIESVIGSIDLNHHKVGKNEIPKAPGMKYKHYAPSAQVYIVDDGTDWTMVAKWVGEQPFDVGFMATEDVLKGLNLPMNAVQFSLGKNVTDASARLFDGLREFDDQPNVKAIVTQAFPAHDLGGAYMNRLNKSAGGVHFDSQQVK; from the coding sequence ATGAACACGAAAATTTATCAATTAAACCAGATTGACGAGGCGGCCGCCGCCCTGAAACATGGTGAATTAGTGGCCTTTCCAACCGAAACCGTCTACGGCTTAGGGGCTGATGCCACCAATGAGGCCGCGGTGAAGAACGTTTACTTGGCCAAAGGCCGGCCAAGCGATAACCCGTTGATTGTCCATGTTAACTCGGTGGCCATGGTTGAAAAGTACGCGGCTGAGATTCCGGATAACGCTCGGAAGCTGATGAAGGCCTTCTGGCCGGGCTCGCTAACAATTATCCTTAAGATCAAGAAGGGGGCCCTCTCGAAGACGGTTACTGGAGGCTTGGATACAGTTGCCTTCCGTTTTCCAGACTGCCAACCGACGCTAGATCTGATTGGCAAGGCTGGTGTCCCAATGGTGGGGCCTTCCGCCAACACATCAGGAAAGCCGAGTCCAACCACTGCACAACATGTTTACCACGACCTGAACGGTAAGATTACTGGAATCCTGGATAATGGACCGACCCGGGTCGGGGTTGAGTCAACGGTCCTGGACATGTCGACGGATACCCCGGTCATTCTCCGACCAGGTGCCGTTACCAAGAAAGACATTGAGAGTGTCATTGGGTCAATTGACCTGAACCACCATAAGGTTGGCAAGAACGAGATTCCGAAGGCCCCGGGAATGAAGTACAAGCACTACGCCCCGAGCGCCCAGGTTTACATTGTTGATGATGGGACCGACTGGACCATGGTTGCCAAGTGGGTCGGTGAGCAACCATTTGATGTTGGCTTCATGGCCACGGAAGATGTTTTGAAGGGCTTAAACCTGCCGATGAATGCCGTCCAGTTCTCCCTTGGTAAGAACGTTACCGACGCGAGTGCCCGCCTTTTTGATGGTTTGCGGGAATTTGATGACCAGCCAAACGTTAAGGCAATCGTCACCCAAGCGTTCCCTGCCCACGACCTCGGTGGTGCTTACATGAACCGACTGAACAAATCTGCTGGTGGTGTCCATTTTGATTCCCAGCAAGTAAAATAA
- the upp gene encoding uracil phosphoribosyltransferase, protein MGKFEVMDHPLIQHKLTMIRDKNVGTKFFRETVKEISTLMAYEVARDMPLKDVEVETPIAKTTKKELAGKKVAIIPILRAGLGMVDGMTDLIPAAKIGFIGMYRDEETLKPHEYFVKLPNDITERQLFIVDPMLATGGSAMMAIEALKKRGCQEKNMKFACLVAAPEGVKAVREAYPDVDLYAAALDDHLNEDGYIVPGLGDAGDRLFGTK, encoded by the coding sequence ATGGGTAAATTTGAAGTTATGGATCACCCACTGATTCAACACAAGTTGACAATGATTCGGGACAAGAATGTAGGGACGAAGTTTTTCCGGGAAACAGTTAAGGAAATTTCAACCCTGATGGCCTATGAAGTTGCACGGGACATGCCACTGAAGGACGTGGAAGTTGAAACGCCAATTGCTAAGACCACCAAGAAGGAATTGGCTGGTAAAAAAGTTGCCATTATCCCAATCCTGCGGGCTGGTCTTGGAATGGTTGATGGGATGACTGACTTGATTCCCGCTGCCAAGATTGGCTTTATCGGCATGTACCGTGACGAAGAAACACTGAAGCCTCACGAATACTTTGTAAAGCTGCCAAATGATATCACTGAACGGCAATTGTTCATCGTTGACCCAATGCTTGCCACTGGGGGGTCTGCAATGATGGCAATTGAGGCCTTGAAGAAGCGTGGCTGCCAAGAAAAGAACATGAAGTTTGCCTGCTTGGTTGCTGCTCCTGAAGGTGTTAAGGCCGTCCGGGAAGCTTACCCAGACGTTGACCTTTACGCCGCTGCCTTAGATGACCACCTGAACGAAGATGGTTACATTGTGCCCGGCCTTGGTGATGCCGGTGACCGGCTCTTCGGTACGAAGTAA
- a CDS encoding YibE/F family protein — protein MGAVALLFTSHNQRFYRRPIARVEAVKAGTVQRTSDQFKNIDHEHNQTLTVRLMNTRYRGQRLQVSNTYSDSQPMDQRYHVGDQIFLTQLRKRHHQLSANLAGYKRDTVVVFLSWLVCLMLIMMMGRAGSLALASVVVNSLLFIIAIEIDLKNNGQHVLLIFGTLAVIFTVVSLLLILGPTMKMLATVAATLLGTFLALGLSLLVFSWTHERGIYYESMQYVTQVPRPLFVAETLLGSLGAVMDESSDIIATLFELKQLNPRIGRGALFMSGRNVGKSIMGPLINVLFLIFMTETFTSSLLYIKNGNSWGYTFAMNMSLGTVQSLVSGIGIVLAVPLVSGFGALLLGRQKK, from the coding sequence ATGGGTGCGGTTGCCCTCCTCTTTACGAGCCATAATCAGCGCTTCTACCGGCGGCCAATTGCCCGGGTGGAGGCGGTTAAAGCGGGGACAGTCCAGCGAACAAGCGACCAGTTTAAAAACATTGATCATGAGCATAACCAGACACTGACTGTCCGTTTGATGAATACGCGTTACCGGGGTCAACGGCTGCAGGTCAGCAACACTTATAGTGATTCCCAGCCGATGGACCAGCGCTACCATGTCGGTGACCAGATTTTCTTGACCCAGTTACGGAAGAGACACCACCAACTGAGTGCTAACCTGGCGGGCTACAAGCGTGACACCGTGGTCGTCTTCTTGAGCTGGCTAGTCTGCCTGATGCTGATAATGATGATGGGGCGAGCTGGTTCGCTGGCCCTGGCGAGTGTCGTTGTTAACTCCCTACTCTTTATTATTGCAATTGAAATTGACCTTAAGAACAATGGCCAACATGTCCTGCTAATCTTTGGTACCCTGGCGGTTATCTTTACCGTCGTCAGCCTCTTACTGATTCTGGGGCCCACCATGAAAATGTTGGCAACCGTAGCGGCGACGCTGCTGGGGACCTTCCTCGCCCTGGGGTTAAGCCTCCTTGTCTTTTCCTGGACCCACGAACGGGGAATTTACTACGAATCGATGCAGTATGTAACTCAGGTTCCGCGGCCGCTGTTTGTTGCGGAAACCCTGCTGGGCTCCCTGGGGGCAGTGATGGATGAGTCGAGTGATATTATTGCGACCCTGTTTGAACTTAAACAGCTGAACCCGCGGATTGGCCGGGGTGCGCTCTTCATGTCAGGGCGAAACGTCGGTAAGTCCATCATGGGGCCACTGATTAACGTCCTGTTTTTGATCTTTATGACCGAGACCTTTACGTCTAGCCTCCTTTATATTAAGAACGGTAATTCCTGGGGCTACACCTTTGCCATGAACATGAGTCTGGGGACGGTCCAGAGCTTGGTCAGCGGGATTGGCATTGTCCTGGCCGTACCGCTCGTTAGTGGATTCGGTGCGTTACTTCTGGGGAGGCAGAAAAAATGA
- a CDS encoding YibE/F family protein, translating to MTTITALGIVLLILMVAVGGKQGWTAFLSLILNFGFLYFAIVLIAFHVPPLFVTITTGIIILAITIFMGEDDLRTTVTAFYAALIVTAILIVLIFVVEHWAMVQGFGTEDSDDLEGMSILIGISYFKVTVTVTTLSTLGAIAEAAMAIAAGLTEILQAHPEVGNRQLMVSGMTIGRQIIGTTFNTLFFGFFGGFLALFIWFAGLNYSLGTIMNNKIFVAEMIEILISFVGVLLTVPTTAWIMTRRRHKIADKQDS from the coding sequence ATGACAACCATTACTGCATTGGGCATTGTCCTCTTGATCCTAATGGTTGCGGTCGGCGGCAAGCAGGGGTGGACGGCTTTTCTAAGTTTGATTCTAAATTTTGGCTTCTTGTACTTTGCAATTGTTCTGATTGCCTTTCATGTGCCGCCGCTCTTTGTGACGATCACAACGGGAATTATCATCCTGGCCATTACCATCTTTATGGGGGAGGACGACCTGCGGACAACGGTCACTGCCTTCTATGCCGCACTAATCGTTACCGCAATTTTGATTGTCCTTATCTTTGTGGTTGAACACTGGGCGATGGTCCAGGGCTTCGGGACCGAGGATAGCGATGACCTGGAGGGGATGTCGATTCTGATCGGGATCAGCTACTTCAAGGTTACGGTAACGGTCACCACCCTCAGTACGCTGGGGGCAATTGCGGAAGCGGCGATGGCAATCGCAGCGGGCTTAACCGAAATCCTCCAGGCCCATCCGGAAGTTGGTAACCGCCAGCTGATGGTCAGTGGGATGACAATTGGCCGCCAGATCATCGGAACAACATTTAACACCCTGTTCTTCGGCTTCTTCGGTGGCTTCTTGGCCCTCTTCATCTGGTTTGCCGGCCTCAACTACTCGTTGGGAACAATCATGAATAATAAAATCTTCGTGGCGGAGATGATTGAAATCCTAATTTCATTTGTCGGCGTTCTACTGACGGTCCCCACGACGGCCTGGATAATGACGAGGCGGCGACATAAAATTGCTGATAAACAAGATTCCTAA
- a CDS encoding IS30 family transposase — protein MTQTKNIMPKHYQQLQSFERGQIESLTRLGFGVRQIASRLHRSPSTISRELKRGLTTQIDSQKHRSYQGYFTERGAAYYREQRAKCHPKGLLQRAAVFFKSLPKALKAKPRVFSVDTYVHYFKAHYPGFPCPSTATVYRYIEAGKLPELHNYDLPMKLRRRVKRPNHRHARLNKKRLGQSIEDRPAVVRKRQELGHWEGDLVKAKRVESEPALMTLTERVSRMEIIVKLPDYRAETCRQALQDTIDDYGAENFRTITFDNGSEFASLNQVQGTEIYFAHPYSPWERGTNENVNGQLREFFPKGHSFKNLSLVDLQLVQDTLNHRPRRCLSYSCPADVMPQLV, from the coding sequence ATGACCCAAACTAAGAATATCATGCCTAAGCATTACCAACAACTCCAATCTTTTGAACGCGGTCAAATTGAGTCCCTGACTCGATTAGGATTTGGCGTTCGTCAGATCGCTAGCCGGCTTCACCGGAGTCCCAGCACCATTTCTCGCGAATTAAAACGCGGGTTAACCACCCAGATTGATTCCCAGAAACATCGGTCATATCAGGGCTACTTTACCGAGCGCGGGGCGGCTTACTATCGAGAACAGCGGGCCAAGTGTCACCCCAAAGGTTTACTGCAGCGGGCTGCCGTGTTCTTCAAGTCCCTGCCGAAAGCTTTAAAAGCTAAGCCACGAGTTTTCAGTGTCGATACGTATGTCCACTATTTCAAAGCTCATTACCCGGGCTTTCCCTGCCCATCAACGGCTACGGTCTATCGGTATATCGAGGCTGGCAAGCTCCCGGAGCTTCACAACTATGATTTACCCATGAAGCTACGTCGCCGCGTTAAACGCCCGAATCACCGACATGCCCGCCTGAATAAAAAACGGCTTGGACAGTCCATTGAAGACCGGCCCGCAGTGGTTCGGAAACGTCAGGAGTTGGGCCATTGGGAAGGCGACTTAGTGAAAGCCAAACGGGTTGAGTCCGAGCCAGCTTTAATGACGTTAACCGAGCGAGTTAGCCGGATGGAAATTATCGTTAAATTGCCTGATTACCGGGCAGAGACTTGCCGGCAAGCCCTCCAAGATACGATTGATGATTACGGTGCAGAAAACTTTCGGACGATCACGTTTGACAACGGCTCGGAATTCGCTAGTTTAAATCAGGTTCAAGGAACGGAAATCTACTTTGCCCATCCATATTCTCCCTGGGAACGGGGCACTAATGAGAATGTGAATGGTCAATTAAGAGAGTTCTTCCCAAAGGGGCATTCCTTTAAAAACCTCTCATTAGTGGATCTGCAGTTGGTTCAAGACACGCTGAATCACCGTCCCCGCCGCTGTTTAAGCTATAGTTGTCCAGCGGATGTTATGCCACAACTGGTTTAA